From a region of the Paenibacillus sp. R14(2021) genome:
- the glgA gene encoding glycogen synthase GlgA: protein MNILFAASEAVPLVKTGGLADVAGALPKALLAKGADVRVILPKYGSIPAALAEQFETIATFTLRMGWRDLYCGLMKAEIDGVIYYVIDNEYYFKRSGLYGYDDDAERFVFFCYAVLESLLYADFKPDIIHCHDWQTGLIPFLLKTRYRNDPGYRDMAAVYTIHNLKYQGVFGRELLKDLMGSGDELFGSEGIDFYGAGNCMKGGLQYADKLTTVSPTYAEEIQTEYYGEKLDGLLRYRAGDLIGIVNGIDTELFDPMNDAALRHPYRGSLARKRKNKIALQQELGLTESEETPLIGIVSRLVGQKGFDLIEAVLEQILSENVQIAVLGSGDWHYEQMFRRAEIKRPGQVATWFGFNDGLARRIYAGSDMYLMPSQFEPCGLSQLLALRYRSVPIVRETGGLKDTVQAYNEFMGTGNGFSFTNYNAHDLLHTVQRAIQFYGNQDEWQKIVANGAKEDYSWTRSAKAYLSLYHDIVPQRKEIPSWPVIS, encoded by the coding sequence ATGAACATTTTATTCGCAGCTTCTGAGGCGGTGCCGCTCGTTAAGACGGGCGGTCTCGCCGACGTGGCGGGGGCGCTTCCGAAGGCGCTCCTTGCCAAAGGAGCAGATGTCCGTGTCATTCTCCCTAAGTATGGATCGATACCAGCTGCACTGGCAGAACAGTTCGAGACCATTGCTACGTTCACGCTTCGGATGGGCTGGAGAGATCTTTACTGCGGTCTAATGAAAGCGGAAATCGATGGCGTCATCTATTACGTGATCGACAATGAGTACTATTTCAAGCGCAGCGGGCTGTATGGCTATGACGACGATGCGGAACGGTTCGTCTTCTTCTGCTATGCCGTTCTGGAGTCGCTGCTCTATGCTGATTTCAAACCGGATATCATCCACTGTCACGACTGGCAGACGGGGCTGATTCCGTTTCTGCTGAAGACCCGCTATCGGAATGATCCGGGCTACCGGGATATGGCTGCGGTGTATACGATCCATAATCTCAAATACCAAGGCGTATTTGGACGGGAGCTGCTCAAGGATTTGATGGGCTCCGGCGACGAGCTGTTCGGCTCGGAGGGCATCGATTTCTACGGAGCCGGCAACTGCATGAAGGGCGGCCTTCAATATGCGGACAAGCTTACGACCGTTAGTCCGACGTATGCGGAGGAAATTCAGACCGAATATTACGGCGAGAAGCTGGATGGCTTGCTGCGTTACCGCGCAGGAGATCTCATCGGAATCGTCAACGGCATCGATACGGAGCTGTTCGATCCGATGAACGATGCGGCGCTGCGTCATCCATACCGCGGCTCACTTGCGCGCAAGCGGAAGAACAAAATCGCGCTTCAGCAGGAGTTGGGGCTGACCGAGTCGGAAGAAACGCCGCTCATCGGCATCGTGTCGCGGCTTGTCGGTCAGAAGGGATTTGATTTGATCGAGGCCGTGCTGGAGCAAATTTTGTCGGAAAATGTCCAAATCGCGGTGCTCGGCTCCGGCGATTGGCATTATGAGCAGATGTTCCGCCGCGCGGAAATCAAACGACCCGGGCAGGTCGCGACGTGGTTCGGTTTCAATGACGGGCTGGCGCGCCGGATCTACGCGGGAAGCGACATGTACCTGATGCCGTCGCAATTCGAGCCTTGCGGGCTGAGCCAGCTGCTGGCCCTGCGTTACCGGTCGGTTCCGATCGTCAGAGAAACGGGCGGACTCAAAGACACAGTGCAGGCATACAATGAATTTATGGGCACAGGCAACGGCTTTAGTTTTACGAATTACAATGCGCATGATTTGCTGCATACCGTACAGCGCGCCATTCAATTCTATGGCAATCAGGACGAATGGCAGAAGATCGTTGCCAACGGCGCGAAAGAAGACTACAGCTGGACGCGCTCGGCAAAGGCGTACTTGTCGCTCTACCATGACATTGTGCCGCAACGAAAGGAGATTCCCTCATGGCCCGTCATCTCGTAA
- the glgB gene encoding 1,4-alpha-glucan branching protein GlgB: protein MANAAAIGISMRDLYLFNKGNLFHSYRTFGAHPIRLGDEAGVRFTVWAPNASQVCVVGEFNGWDGRQHRMELIGETGAWSLFVPNLGPGTVYKYEILTSDGKRLLKSDPYAFQSELRPNTASIVSEVFNYNWHDRDWLQRKLEDSPYHEGMLTYEVHLGSWRNRGKELFWTYEEMAGALVDYVVEMGYTHIELLPITEHPLDQSWGYQVTGYYAPTSRYGTPKQLMQLIDRCHQHGIGVILDWVPGHFCKDDHGLRLFDGSPIYEGKDLKRAEKPNWGTLAFDFSCTEVQSFLISNAIYWMDVFHIDGLRVDAVASMIDLHFDKPPELFTFNSFGGTENTDAIRFLKRLNETVFHYYPDALMIAEDSSAWPAVTSPTYMGGLGFNFKWNMGWMNDMLRYMALDPNDRMHHHNLITFSLIYAFSENFVLPLSHDEVVHGKLSLLNKMSGTYEQKFAQLRLFYGYWMTHPGKKLLFMGGEWGQFAEWKDGDVLDWQLIDYPMHGSMHQYVKSLNHVYGEQSSLWERDCDPGGFEWIDVHNAAQSVIVFMRRGHGHSDYSIVICNFSYHHYSDYRIGVPETGQYRTVIHSEAAAFGGALAHTQKVLYSNKTPWHGRPCSLTLDLPPLSFQLLVFEEGEQSRSNRFDVLH, encoded by the coding sequence ATGGCGAATGCGGCTGCAATCGGGATCTCTATGCGCGATTTGTATCTGTTTAACAAAGGCAATTTATTTCATAGTTACCGCACATTTGGTGCGCATCCCATCCGGCTGGGCGACGAAGCCGGCGTTCGATTTACGGTCTGGGCGCCGAATGCCAGTCAAGTCTGCGTCGTCGGCGAATTCAACGGCTGGGACGGCAGGCAGCACCGCATGGAGCTGATCGGCGAGACAGGCGCATGGAGCTTGTTTGTACCGAATCTTGGCCCAGGCACGGTGTACAAATATGAAATACTTACTTCAGACGGCAAGCGGCTGCTTAAATCCGATCCGTACGCATTTCAATCCGAGCTTCGTCCGAACACGGCATCCATTGTATCCGAAGTATTCAATTATAACTGGCATGACAGGGACTGGTTGCAGCGTAAGCTAGAAGACAGCCCTTATCATGAGGGTATGCTTACGTACGAGGTTCATCTGGGATCCTGGCGCAACAGAGGCAAGGAACTCTTCTGGACGTACGAAGAGATGGCGGGCGCACTCGTCGACTATGTCGTCGAGATGGGGTATACCCATATCGAGCTGCTTCCCATTACGGAACATCCTCTGGATCAATCCTGGGGCTATCAGGTGACGGGATATTACGCGCCTACGAGCAGATACGGCACGCCCAAGCAGCTGATGCAGCTCATCGACCGCTGTCATCAACACGGAATCGGCGTCATTCTGGACTGGGTGCCGGGTCACTTTTGCAAGGATGATCACGGGCTCCGGCTGTTCGACGGTTCCCCGATTTACGAGGGGAAGGACTTGAAACGGGCCGAGAAGCCGAATTGGGGAACGCTCGCTTTCGACTTCAGCTGTACGGAAGTGCAAAGCTTTCTCATTTCAAACGCCATCTACTGGATGGACGTCTTTCATATCGATGGACTGCGCGTCGACGCGGTCGCCAGCATGATCGATCTTCATTTTGATAAACCCCCTGAATTATTCACGTTCAATTCCTTCGGCGGCACGGAAAATACCGACGCCATTCGCTTCTTAAAACGACTCAACGAAACGGTGTTCCACTATTACCCGGATGCGCTTATGATTGCAGAGGATTCCTCGGCATGGCCGGCGGTTACTTCTCCTACTTACATGGGCGGTCTTGGCTTCAATTTCAAATGGAACATGGGCTGGATGAACGACATGCTTCGTTACATGGCGCTGGATCCCAATGACCGAATGCACCATCACAATCTCATCACGTTCTCTCTCATCTACGCATTCTCCGAAAATTTCGTTTTGCCGCTCTCACATGATGAAGTTGTGCACGGCAAGCTCTCCCTCCTTAACAAAATGTCAGGCACCTACGAACAGAAATTCGCGCAGCTGCGCTTATTCTACGGCTATTGGATGACCCATCCCGGCAAGAAACTGCTCTTCATGGGCGGGGAGTGGGGTCAATTCGCCGAATGGAAGGATGGCGATGTGCTGGATTGGCAGCTCATTGACTATCCGATGCACGGCAGCATGCATCAATACGTCAAATCGCTCAATCATGTTTACGGCGAGCAGTCGTCGCTCTGGGAACGGGATTGCGATCCCGGCGGTTTCGAATGGATCGACGTGCACAATGCAGCCCAAAGCGTTATCGTTTTCATGCGAAGAGGTCATGGACACAGCGATTATTCCATCGTCATTTGCAATTTCTCCTATCACCATTATTCCGATTATCGAATCGGGGTGCCCGAGACCGGGCAGTACAGAACGGTTATCCACAGTGAGGCGGCAGCTTTCGGCGGTGCGTTGGCGCACACGCAGAAAGTTCTATATAGCAATAAAACACCATGGCATGGAAGACCGTGCAGCTTGACGCTGGATCTTCCGCCGCTTTCTTTCCAATTGCTCGTTTTTGAAGAAGGGGAACAGAGCCGCAGCAATCGATTTGACGTGTTGCACTGA
- the thrS gene encoding threonine--tRNA ligase codes for MVNEVKVRLADGSERSCGIGVSVATLAEAISPVLRKNAVAGRVNGRLVDLDHAIMEDGSVEIIPFDSEAGLEVYRHSTAHLLAQAVKRIYGESEVQLGIGPVIQDGFYYDFAIEKPLTPADLRVIEKEMEAAAKENMPIVRRVVSREEAIAFFAQRGEALKLELIRDLPPGEEISIYEQGEFADLCRGPHLPSTGRIKAFKLLSSAGTYWRGSSNNAVLQRIYGTAFLKKSQLERHLELLEEAKKRDHRKLGKDLELFMFSEEAPGMPFYLPKGMAVRTLLENFSRELGNRRGYDEVRTPIMLNRRLWEQSGHWAHYQENMYFTKVDETDYALKPMNCPGHMLIYKHELHSYRELPIRLAEFGQVHRHEYSGALNGMMRVRTFCQDDAHLFVRPDQIEEEISRIIALIDEMYAVFGFAYRIELSTKPDDAMGAQELWDEAEHSLRRVLQSQGVEYRINPGDGAFYGPKIDFHIRDAIGRSWQCATVQLDFQMPEKFDLSYIGEDGRKHRPVVIHRAVYGSIDRFIGILTEHYAGAFPFWLAPVQVKLIPVSEGDWAYALEVQAALKADDYRVELDLRPEKLGYKIRGAQLEKVPYMLVIGEAERSSGNVSVRSRNGSIETLPVSEWIRRLGAERAARSY; via the coding sequence ATGGTTAACGAGGTAAAGGTAAGATTGGCGGACGGATCGGAACGAAGCTGCGGTATAGGTGTTTCCGTTGCGACGCTTGCGGAAGCGATTAGTCCCGTGCTGCGCAAGAACGCGGTCGCGGGCAGAGTGAACGGCCGGCTGGTGGATTTGGACCACGCCATTATGGAGGACGGCTCGGTAGAAATCATACCATTCGACAGCGAAGCGGGGCTTGAGGTGTACCGGCATAGTACGGCGCATCTATTGGCGCAGGCGGTCAAACGAATTTACGGCGAATCCGAGGTGCAGCTGGGCATCGGGCCTGTCATTCAAGATGGATTCTATTATGACTTTGCCATCGAGAAGCCGCTGACACCTGCCGATCTGCGCGTCATCGAGAAAGAAATGGAAGCTGCTGCGAAGGAGAATATGCCGATCGTTCGGCGCGTAGTGAGTCGGGAAGAGGCAATTGCTTTCTTCGCGCAACGGGGTGAAGCGCTCAAGCTTGAGCTGATTCGCGATTTGCCTCCAGGGGAAGAAATTTCAATCTATGAGCAGGGGGAATTTGCTGATTTGTGCCGAGGACCGCATCTGCCGTCCACAGGACGGATTAAGGCATTCAAGCTGCTGAGCTCAGCCGGCACATACTGGCGGGGCAGCTCGAACAATGCGGTGCTGCAGCGGATCTATGGTACGGCATTCTTGAAGAAGTCGCAGCTGGAGCGGCATCTTGAGCTGTTGGAGGAGGCGAAGAAGCGGGATCATCGGAAGCTTGGCAAGGATTTGGAGCTGTTCATGTTCTCGGAGGAAGCGCCCGGCATGCCCTTCTACTTGCCCAAGGGAATGGCAGTCAGAACACTGCTGGAGAACTTCTCTCGGGAGCTGGGCAATCGGCGGGGGTATGACGAAGTGCGCACGCCGATCATGCTGAACCGGCGGCTGTGGGAGCAGTCCGGACACTGGGCGCATTACCAGGAGAATATGTATTTCACGAAGGTTGACGAGACGGATTATGCGCTCAAGCCTATGAACTGTCCCGGCCATATGCTGATCTATAAGCATGAATTGCATTCCTATCGGGAGCTGCCGATTCGGCTCGCCGAGTTCGGCCAGGTGCATCGGCATGAATACTCAGGCGCGCTGAACGGCATGATGCGCGTGCGGACCTTCTGCCAGGATGACGCGCATCTGTTCGTGCGCCCGGATCAGATTGAGGAAGAAATCAGCCGTATCATCGCGCTCATCGACGAGATGTACGCCGTGTTCGGATTCGCGTACCGGATCGAGCTGTCGACAAAGCCTGATGATGCCATGGGTGCGCAGGAGCTGTGGGACGAGGCCGAGCATTCACTCCGGCGGGTGCTCCAGAGCCAAGGCGTCGAATACCGGATTAATCCCGGCGACGGAGCGTTCTACGGACCGAAGATCGATTTTCATATCCGGGACGCGATCGGCCGAAGCTGGCAGTGCGCAACCGTGCAGCTGGATTTTCAAATGCCGGAGAAATTCGACCTCTCCTACATCGGCGAGGACGGCCGGAAGCATCGTCCCGTCGTTATCCATCGCGCCGTCTATGGCTCGATCGACCGGTTTATCGGCATTCTGACCGAGCATTACGCCGGCGCATTTCCGTTCTGGCTCGCCCCGGTTCAGGTGAAGCTGATCCCTGTCTCGGAGGGGGATTGGGCTTATGCGCTGGAAGTCCAAGCGGCGCTCAAGGCGGATGATTACCGGGTAGAGCTGGATCTTCGGCCGGAGAAGCTGGGCTACAAAATCCGCGGCGCGCAGCTGGAAAAGGTGCCCTATATGCTGGTGATCGGCGAAGCGGAAAGGAGCTCGGGAAACGTTTCGGTCAGAAGCCGGAACGGCAGCATCGAGACTCTGCCCGTGTCCGAATGGATCAGACGATTAGGGGCGGAGCGGGCGGCTAGAAGCTATTAA
- a CDS encoding glycoside hydrolase family 15 protein, which produces MARHLVIGNGKILMNLDRNCYIRDIYYPFVGQLNHVGGQYCRFGLWVDGQFSWLEDPEWKFELSYIADSLVTNVIARNERLAVELHINDGIHQRESIYIKRVVIRNRGAEPREFRLFFHHDLMIDGSEVGDTAAYYPENHTLYHYKRSSYFMFNGFSDEGGMMQYTTGIKRFQSAEGTWRDAEDGTLMGNSIAQGSVDSTISFRTVVPPEGEKSVYYWMSIGKNLEEVKELNQYVQESHPEKLLSRIVIYWKHWLHRAEQNLGDLSPESVNMFRLSLLIVRTQTDERGAIIAANDTDILQYNRDHYSYMWPRDGALIADAMSGAGFQSVISPFFQFCANVLSPDGYLFHKYNPDGTVGSSWHPYIVQGSRRLPIQEDETALVLFALWKDYTRHQVIELPQSLYNNLIRKGAAFLSTYMEHSLSLPKPSYDLWEERYGIWTYTVASVYGGLMSAAFFTELFGDYERSDHLRNTAQSIKHGMLTHLWDEESGRFARGLIQKDNRWVKDMTLESSMFGIWEFGVLPVDDERVIRTMNAIKSGLTIKTGVGGVARYTNDYYFQQSGDIDNVPGNPWIICTLWVANFEIASAATLKDLTKPRETLQWVVEHALSSGVLPEQLHPGDGTPLSVAPLTWSHATYVQTVTRYAAKYAELAKVPAVSE; this is translated from the coding sequence ATGGCCCGTCATCTCGTAATCGGCAACGGCAAAATTCTGATGAATTTGGACCGAAATTGTTATATTCGAGATATTTACTATCCGTTCGTCGGGCAGTTGAATCACGTCGGCGGACAATACTGCCGGTTCGGACTGTGGGTTGATGGTCAATTCTCCTGGCTGGAGGATCCGGAGTGGAAGTTCGAGCTTTCGTACATTGCAGATTCCCTCGTGACGAACGTGATCGCGCGTAACGAGCGGCTTGCGGTCGAGCTGCATATCAATGACGGCATCCATCAGCGTGAAAGCATCTATATCAAGCGGGTTGTGATTCGCAATAGGGGCGCGGAACCGCGCGAGTTCCGGTTATTCTTCCATCATGACCTGATGATCGACGGGTCCGAGGTTGGGGATACGGCGGCGTATTATCCCGAGAATCATACGCTCTATCACTACAAGCGTTCCTCGTACTTCATGTTCAACGGGTTCTCGGACGAAGGCGGCATGATGCAGTACACGACAGGGATCAAGCGGTTCCAATCCGCCGAGGGAACGTGGCGGGATGCGGAAGACGGGACATTGATGGGCAATTCCATCGCGCAAGGCTCCGTTGACAGCACGATCAGCTTCCGGACGGTCGTTCCGCCGGAAGGCGAGAAGTCGGTCTACTACTGGATGTCGATCGGCAAAAATTTAGAGGAAGTCAAGGAACTGAACCAATACGTGCAAGAGAGCCATCCGGAGAAGCTGCTGAGCCGAATCGTTATATACTGGAAGCATTGGCTGCACCGTGCCGAGCAGAATTTGGGCGACCTGTCGCCGGAATCCGTCAATATGTTCCGCCTCAGCCTGCTTATCGTAAGGACGCAGACGGATGAGCGCGGCGCGATCATTGCTGCGAACGATACCGATATTTTGCAGTACAATCGGGATCATTACAGCTATATGTGGCCGCGGGACGGCGCCTTGATCGCCGACGCGATGTCAGGCGCCGGCTTTCAGAGCGTCATCTCGCCTTTCTTCCAGTTTTGCGCGAATGTCTTGTCGCCGGACGGCTACTTGTTCCACAAGTACAATCCGGACGGCACGGTCGGCTCCAGCTGGCATCCGTATATCGTGCAGGGCAGCAGGCGTCTACCGATCCAAGAGGACGAGACGGCGCTCGTGCTGTTCGCACTCTGGAAGGACTACACGCGGCATCAAGTCATCGAACTTCCGCAGTCGCTCTACAATAATTTGATACGCAAAGGCGCGGCCTTCCTCAGTACATATATGGAGCACAGTCTTTCGCTGCCGAAGCCGAGCTATGACTTGTGGGAGGAGCGTTATGGCATCTGGACCTATACCGTTGCTTCCGTATACGGAGGTCTGATGTCGGCGGCCTTCTTCACCGAACTGTTCGGGGATTACGAGCGAAGCGATCATCTCCGCAACACGGCGCAATCCATCAAGCACGGTATGCTGACGCATCTCTGGGATGAGGAATCCGGTCGCTTCGCCCGCGGTCTCATTCAGAAGGATAACCGCTGGGTGAAGGATATGACGCTCGAGAGCAGCATGTTCGGCATTTGGGAATTCGGCGTGCTGCCGGTAGACGACGAACGCGTTATCCGCACGATGAACGCGATCAAGAGCGGCCTGACGATCAAGACGGGCGTGGGCGGCGTTGCCAGGTATACCAACGATTATTACTTCCAGCAGTCCGGCGATATCGATAACGTGCCGGGCAATCCTTGGATCATATGTACATTATGGGTGGCGAATTTCGAAATTGCTTCCGCCGCGACTCTGAAGGATCTGACCAAACCGCGCGAAACGCTGCAATGGGTCGTAGAGCACGCGCTCTCAAGCGGGGTGCTGCCGGAGCAGCTGCATCCGGGAGACGGCACTCCGTTATCCGTTGCTCCGCTGACCTGGTCGCATGCGACGTATGTGCAGACCGTAACGCGCTATGCCGCGAAGTACGCGGAGCTTGCGAAAGTACCCGCAGTGTCCGAATAA
- the glgD gene encoding glucose-1-phosphate adenylyltransferase subunit GlgD has protein sequence MNSSILGVINLIHEADEMETLTASRCLATVPFGARFRLIDFTLSSMVNSGIGKVGVFAQTKYRSLMDHLGSGKHWDLNHRQSGLFIMPPVTDDVNEVRRGDLYHFYQHRDYFSRSAQEYVLVTRSHMICNIDFEGVLASHKASGADITVICKEQAELFGGRARKVKVDARGRVTEMQDHFGRIQSDLISMEMYLMRKDLLLELVDTSLAQGQDHLVRHAIMSRVDKLHIQSYMFEGYLGVVNTLNSYYQNSMQLLKPDVWRSLFFEPGPIFTKVKDEPPARYAEGAKTSNSLIANGCIIEGTVINSILFRGVHVRKGAVVRNSIVMQNGLIGENSSVDHVILDKDVTIERGRELRGAEVSPFLAMKRKVI, from the coding sequence ATGAACTCCAGTATTCTAGGCGTCATTAATCTCATCCACGAAGCAGACGAAATGGAGACCTTGACCGCAAGCCGATGCCTGGCCACGGTGCCGTTTGGTGCCCGTTTTCGACTCATCGATTTTACGCTGTCCAGCATGGTGAACTCGGGAATCGGCAAAGTCGGCGTATTCGCGCAGACCAAGTACCGCTCTTTGATGGATCATCTGGGCTCCGGCAAGCATTGGGATTTAAACCACCGCCAGAGCGGTCTGTTCATCATGCCTCCGGTGACGGATGACGTGAATGAAGTGCGCCGCGGCGATCTCTATCACTTCTACCAGCATCGGGATTATTTCTCCCGCAGTGCGCAGGAATATGTGCTGGTTACGCGCAGCCATATGATCTGCAATATCGATTTCGAAGGTGTACTCGCCTCGCACAAAGCGAGCGGCGCTGATATTACGGTCATCTGCAAGGAGCAGGCAGAGCTCTTCGGGGGCAGAGCCCGGAAGGTGAAGGTCGATGCACGAGGCCGCGTCACGGAGATGCAGGATCATTTTGGCCGAATACAAAGCGACCTGATTTCCATGGAAATGTACTTGATGCGCAAGGATTTGCTGCTTGAGCTTGTCGATACGTCGCTCGCGCAAGGGCAGGATCATCTTGTCCGCCATGCCATCATGTCCCGCGTCGACAAGCTGCACATTCAGAGCTATATGTTCGAAGGCTACCTCGGCGTCGTCAATACGCTGAACAGCTATTATCAGAACAGCATGCAGCTGCTCAAGCCGGATGTTTGGAGAAGCCTGTTCTTCGAGCCGGGACCGATCTTCACGAAAGTCAAGGATGAACCGCCCGCCCGTTATGCGGAAGGGGCGAAGACGAGCAATTCGTTGATCGCAAACGGCTGCATCATCGAAGGGACGGTCATCAACAGCATATTGTTCCGAGGCGTCCATGTCCGCAAAGGAGCAGTCGTGCGCAACAGCATCGTTATGCAGAACGGCTTGATCGGGGAAAATAGTTCGGTAGACCATGTGATATTGGATAAAGATGTTACGATAGAGCGCGGCCGTGAGCTGCGCGGCGCAGAAGTGTCGCCCTTCCTTGCGATGAAGCGGAAGGTTATCTAA
- a CDS encoding GyrI-like domain-containing protein — MSALEDVKEVTLPERKFIGMALTSAFEAHEPKRVEQLQKLFISRRFEIKGMLNAESYVCPSFVCEQLFTYLFCMEVNQLSVIPDGMIGFTIPEQRYITVRTLDEDPYDVLHAYLNARGLQNNKRGMSLEVYQVHKPQWPNEVDVYVPLAP; from the coding sequence ATGAGTGCTCTCGAGGATGTGAAGGAAGTGACGCTGCCGGAACGTAAATTTATCGGCATGGCGCTCACCTCGGCGTTTGAGGCGCATGAGCCAAAGCGCGTGGAACAGCTGCAGAAGCTGTTTATCAGCCGCAGGTTTGAAATCAAGGGGATGTTGAATGCAGAGAGCTACGTCTGTCCTTCTTTCGTCTGCGAGCAGCTCTTCACGTACTTGTTCTGCATGGAGGTCAATCAGCTGTCCGTTATTCCCGATGGCATGATCGGCTTCACGATCCCGGAGCAGCGCTATATTACGGTACGCACGCTGGATGAAGACCCCTACGATGTGCTGCATGCCTACTTGAACGCGAGAGGGCTGCAGAACAACAAGCGCGGCATGTCACTTGAGGTGTACCAGGTTCATAAGCCGCAATGGCCGAATGAAGTCGATGTGTATGTACCTTTGGCGCCATAG
- a CDS encoding glucose-1-phosphate adenylyltransferase translates to MGRKRMMAMLLAGGEGKRLGVLTKDVAKPAVHFGGKYRIIDFTLSNCAHSGIDTIGVLTQYQPLVLNTYLGIGSPWGLDRRDGGMAILPPYVKQKGGMWYKGTANAIYQNMGFIDRYEPDYVLIISGDHIYKMDYELMLKEHEENGADVTIACIEVDWKEASRFGIMHVDEAGTITSFEEKPKVPTSNMASMGVYIFSWPVLQQYLIRDEANRLSGNDFGKDIIPAMLQDGIKLQSYTFNGYWKDVGTLESLWEANMDLLSQKPALDLNDRNWRIFSVNPNRPAHYSAATADIADSLITEGCMIEGLVHRSVLFHGVQSGVDSEVHESVIMPNVKIGKGARIYKAIIGEGAIIKEGVTIGSLNSETVTVIGSDELVSVNQSLQEVEQS, encoded by the coding sequence ATGGGCAGAAAACGAATGATGGCCATGCTTCTTGCCGGAGGAGAAGGGAAACGTCTGGGTGTATTAACGAAGGATGTAGCGAAACCGGCTGTCCATTTCGGCGGGAAGTACCGTATTATCGATTTTACTTTAAGTAACTGCGCTCATTCGGGCATCGACACGATCGGCGTGCTGACGCAGTATCAGCCGCTTGTCCTGAACACTTATCTGGGTATCGGCAGTCCTTGGGGACTTGACCGGCGCGACGGCGGCATGGCGATTCTTCCTCCTTATGTGAAACAGAAAGGCGGCATGTGGTACAAAGGCACAGCGAATGCCATTTACCAAAACATGGGTTTCATAGACCGGTATGAACCAGACTATGTGCTCATTATTTCGGGCGATCATATTTACAAGATGGATTATGAGCTCATGCTGAAAGAGCATGAAGAGAATGGCGCGGACGTAACGATTGCGTGCATCGAAGTGGATTGGAAGGAAGCCAGCCGGTTCGGTATCATGCATGTGGACGAAGCGGGTACAATCACCTCATTCGAAGAGAAGCCGAAGGTGCCGACAAGCAACATGGCGTCCATGGGTGTATATATTTTCTCTTGGCCGGTGCTGCAGCAGTACCTCATCCGGGATGAGGCGAACCGGCTCTCCGGCAACGATTTCGGCAAAGATATCATTCCGGCAATGCTGCAGGACGGAATCAAGCTGCAGTCGTACACGTTCAATGGGTATTGGAAGGATGTCGGCACGCTCGAAAGCCTATGGGAAGCAAACATGGATCTGCTCTCCCAGAAGCCGGCGCTGGATCTCAACGACCGGAATTGGCGGATATTCTCCGTTAACCCGAATCGCCCCGCGCACTATTCGGCGGCAACCGCGGATATTGCAGATTCCCTCATTACGGAGGGCTGCATGATTGAAGGACTCGTCCATCGATCGGTGCTCTTTCACGGCGTGCAATCAGGTGTGGACAGCGAAGTGCACGAGTCCGTCATTATGCCGAACGTCAAAATCGGCAAAGGGGCTCGTATCTATAAAGCCATTATCGGAGAAGGCGCCATCATCAAGGAAGGCGTCACGATCGGCAGTCTAAACAGCGAGACCGTTACCGTCATCGGGAGCGATGAACTCGTATCCGTCAATCAATCGCTGCAGGAGGTAGAGCAGTCATGA